In a single window of the Elaeis guineensis isolate ETL-2024a chromosome 4, EG11, whole genome shotgun sequence genome:
- the LOC105043000 gene encoding L-ornithine N5-acetyltransferase NATA1 — translation MSSATNPISPAALTSPEQPFVWARIRLADNQDVPIIHRLVCRLTDFLHFNHVFSATETSLSSSLFPTPSPPPFLSLTALLLELSPSPIPQRDPEDEKEEGREENKPGSISPVVRRIELAAPVADKEAETFASPRGRGLVVAGFTLCFPKYSAFRAKPGLYVEGLFVRKPWRRRGLGRMLLSAVAAQAARLGLPKVEWGVPNWNAGAVDFYAGMGAVEQRDGRHFKLSGEALKAYETRAEESGWDDACV, via the coding sequence ATGTCTTCCGCCACCAACCCAATCTCTCCGGCCGCCTTGACTTCGCCGGAGCAACCCTTCGTCTGGGCTCGGATTCGGCTGGCCGACAACCAGGATGTTCCCATCATCCACCGCCTCGTCTGCCGGTTGACCGACTTCCTCCATTTCAACCACGTCTTTTCCGCCACCGAgacctccctctcctcctccctctttCCCACTCCCTCCCCTCCGCCATTCCTCTCCCTCACCGCCCTCCTCCTCGAGCTCTCCCCCTCTCCCATCCCCCAACGAGACCCCGAGGACGAGAAGGAAGAAGGCAGAGAAGAGAACAAACCCGGTTCGATCAGTCCAGTCGTCCGCCGAATCGAGCTGGCGGCGCCGGTGGCGGACAAGGAGGCAGAGACGTTCGCGTCGCCGAGGGGTCGGGGGTTGGTTGTCGCCGGGTTCACGCTGTGCTTCCCCAAGTACTCGGCGTTCCGGGCAAAGCCAGGGCTGTACGTGGAGGGCCTGTTCGTGAGAAAGCCTTGGCGGCGGAGGGGGCTTGGGCGGATGCTCCTGTCGGCGGTGGCGGCGCAGGCTGCGAGGTTAGGGTTGCCGAAGGTGGAGTGGGGCGTGCCCAACTGGAACGCCGGCGCCGTCGACTTCTACGCGGGGATGGGCGCGGTGGAGCAGCGCGACGGGAGGCACTTCAAGCTTAGCGGGGAGGCTTTGAAGGCATATGAGACAAGGGCGGAGGAGAGTGGCTGGGATGACGCGTGCGTGTAG